In the genome of Drosophila pseudoobscura strain MV-25-SWS-2005 chromosome 3, UCI_Dpse_MV25, whole genome shotgun sequence, one region contains:
- the LOC5495516 gene encoding peptidoglycan-recognition protein SC1a: MVSKVALLLAVLVCSQYMAQGVYVVSKAEWGGRAPSWTVALGNYLGYAIIHHTAGSYCETRAACGAVLRSVQNYHMDSLGWPDIGYNFLIGGDGSVYEGRGWNRMGAHAAEWNPYSIGISFLGNYNWDTLEPNMIAAAKELLNDAVNRGQISSGYVLYGHRQVSATECPGTHIWNEIRGWSHWSG, encoded by the coding sequence ATGGTGTCCAAAGTTGCTCTTCTTCTCGCCGTGCTGGTGTGCAGCCAGTACATGGCGCAAGGCGTCTACGTCGTCTCCAAGGCGGAGTGGGGCGGCCGTGCACCCAGCTGGACTGTAGCCTTGGGCAACTATCTCGGCTACGCCATCATCCATCACACGGCCGGCTCCTACTGCGAGACCCGCGCCGCGTGCGGAGCTGTCCTGCGCAGCGTCCAGAACTACCACATGGACTCCCTGGGCTGGCCCGACATCGGCTACAACTTCCTCATTGGCGGCGACGGCAGTGTGTACGAGGGCCGTGGCTGGAACCGCATGGGTGCCCATGCCGCCGAGTGGAACCCCTACAGCATTGGCATCAGCTTCCTGGGCAACTACAACTGGGACACCCTGGAGCCAAACATGATCGCCGCTGCCAAGGAACTGCTCAACGACGCCGTCAACCGTGGCCAGATCAGCTCCGGATACGTTCTCTACGGCCATCGCCAGGTCAGCGCCACCGAGTGCCCCGGCACCCACATCTGGAACGAGATCCGCGGCTGGTCCCACTGGTCTGGCTAG
- the LOC4805068 gene encoding tetraspanning orphan receptor isoform X3, translated as MLRIHVKMGPQRSHHPSNNNNSNGTATSSNGNRQHKEFTCCFGLHVHTATLMIGLWHLFLNILALSVLAVIWRNPEMMDELESGSHDYTVDLNAPALPTPLSKVDPPYAYRDHSLNYQNFDMGGLVCTCMIAITLMMIYGTIKGKPSHLLPFFCLQLFDFAITTLTAAGYLCYLQAIHRIIAESHRLPWREKLLELPPEELVVVVLVVFVCIVFLKAYCIGIVWRCYKYLTLRQQHIRTLFPFLETGSGINGVGGTFGAEERAYSTLLPNYDEAIAQYLKQAPPPSYQVAMSNYQEDQAGEAGGAEANPGVPPLFVALDAVATANAASIMDDNDNMDNNNEMPNNNNTMHVNANTPPMRRSDVALGPISDDDDDLEVIDAGLDAMESIPPPPPYNDVADAEVQVPSPSAVDRQVNITPGRNESQA; from the exons ATGTTAAGGATTCACGTCAAAATGGGTCCGCAACGTAGTCATCatcccagcaacaacaacaacagcaatggcaCCGCCACCAGCAGCAATGGCAATCGCCAGCATAAGGAGTTTACGTGCTGTTTTGGTCTGCATGTCCATACGGCAACCCTGATGATTGGATTGTGGCATTTG TTCCTCAACATTTTGGCCCTCAGCGTTCTGGCGGTCATCTGGCGCAACCCCGAGATGATGGACGAGTTGGAAAGCGGCAGCCATGACTACACTGTGGATCTCAATGCACCGGCCTTGCCGACGCCCCTGAGCAAAGTGGACCCGCCCTACGCCTACCGCGACCATTCCCTCAACTATC AGAACTTTGACATGGGCGGACTGGTGTGCACCTGCATGATAGCCATAACACTGATGATGATCTATGGAACCATCAAGGGGAAACCGTCGCATCTGTTGCCCTTCTTCTGTCTGCAGCTGTTTGACTTCGCCATAACGAC CCTCACCGCCGCTGGCTATCTGTGCTACCTACAGGCCATCCATCGCATCATTGCCGAGTCTCACCGCTTGCCCTGGCGCGAgaagctgctggagctgccgcCTGAGGAGCTTGTCGTGGTGGTTCTCGTCGTTTTCGTGTGCATTGTATTCCTGAAGGCCTACTGCATTGGCATTGTATGGCGCTGTTACAAGTACCTGACTCTGCGTCAGCAACATATCCGCACTTTGTTCCCCTTCCTCGAGACGGGATCCGGGATCAATGGTGTGGGCGGCACCTTTGGGGCTGAGGAGCGTGCCTACTCCACTCTGTTGCCCAACTATGATGAGGCCATTGCCCAATATTTGAAGCAGGCACCGCCGCCATCCTATCAGGTGGCCATGTCCAACTACCAAGAGGATCAGGCCGGAGAAGCTGGCGGTGCTGAAGCAAATCCTGGTGTGCCCCCCCTGTTCGTGGCTCTGGATGCAGTGGCCACTGCAAACGCCGCCTCCATTATGGATGATAATGATAACATGGATAACAACAACGAAATgccgaacaacaacaacacgatGCACGTGAATGCCAACACGCCTCCAATGCGACGCAGTGATGTCGCCCTTGGCCCCATttccgatgacgatgatgatctGGAGGTGATCGACGCAGGCCTAGATGCGATGGAGAGCAttccaccgccgccgccgtacAACGATGTGGCCGATGCcgaagtgcaggtgccatccCCGTCAGCGGTAGATCGTCAGGTCAACATAACACCTGGGCGCAATGAAAGCCAGGCCTAA
- the PGRP-SC2 gene encoding peptidoglycan-recognition protein SC2, with translation MHNRSSTMANKALVLLAVFFCAQAALGVTIISKSQWGGRSATSKTTLASSLSYAVIHHTAGNYCTTQAACQTQLKNIQAYHMDSLGWADIGYNFLIGGDGNVYEGRGWNVVGAHATNWNSKSIGISFLGNYNTDKITSAQITAAKGLLADAVSRGQIISGYTLYGHRQVSATECPGTNIWNEIRTWANWKA, from the coding sequence ATGCACAATCGATCTTCAACAATGGCAAATAAAGCTCTAGTCCTTTTGGCTGTGTTCTTCTGCGCCCAGGCCGCTCTGGGTGTGACCATCATCAGCAAGTCGCAGTGGGGAGGCCGTTCGGCCACCAGCAAGACTACCCTGGCGTCGTCCCTGAGCTACGCTGTGATCCACCACACCGCCGGCAACTACTGCACAACCCAAGCCGCTTGCCAGACCCAACTGAAGAACATCCAGGCCTACCACATGGACTCCCTCGGCTGGGCTGATATTGGCTACAACTTCCTGATCGGCGGCGATGGCAACGTGTACGAGGGTCGCGGCTGGAACGTGGTGGGTGCCCATGCCACCAACTGGAACTCCAAGTCCATTGGCATCTCCTTCCTGGGTAACTACAACACCGACAAGATCACCTCCGCCCAGATCACCGCCGCCAAGGGTCTCCTCGCCGACGCCGTCTCTCGCGGCCAGATCATCTCCGGCTACACTCTGTACGGCCACCGTCAGGTCAGCGCCACCGAGTGCCCCGGCACCAACATCTGGAACGAGATCCGCACCTGGGCCAACTGGAAGGCTTAG
- the LOC4805068 gene encoding tetraspanning orphan receptor isoform X2: MLRIHVKMGPQRSHHPSNNNNSNGTATSSNGNRQHKEFTCCFGLHVHTATLMIGLWHLFLNILALSVLAVIWRNPEMMDELESGSHDYTVDLNAPALPTPLSKVDPPYAYRDHSLNYRKQNFDMGGLVCTCMIAITLMMIYGTIKGKPSHLLPFFCLQLFDFAITTLTAAGYLCYLQAIHRIIAESHRLPWREKLLELPPEELVVVVLVVFVCIVFLKAYCIGIVWRCYKYLTLRQQHIRTLFPFLETGSGINGVGGTFGAEERAYSTLLPNYDEAIAQYLKQAPPPSYQVAMSNYQEDQAGEAGGAEANPGVPPLFVALDAVATANAASIMDDNDNMDNNNEMPNNNNTMHVNANTPPMRRSDVALGPISDDDDDLEVIDAGLDAMESIPPPPPYNDVADAEVQVPSPSAVDRQVNITPGRNESQA; this comes from the exons ATGTTAAGGATTCACGTCAAAATGGGTCCGCAACGTAGTCATCatcccagcaacaacaacaacagcaatggcaCCGCCACCAGCAGCAATGGCAATCGCCAGCATAAGGAGTTTACGTGCTGTTTTGGTCTGCATGTCCATACGGCAACCCTGATGATTGGATTGTGGCATTTG TTCCTCAACATTTTGGCCCTCAGCGTTCTGGCGGTCATCTGGCGCAACCCCGAGATGATGGACGAGTTGGAAAGCGGCAGCCATGACTACACTGTGGATCTCAATGCACCGGCCTTGCCGACGCCCCTGAGCAAAGTGGACCCGCCCTACGCCTACCGCGACCATTCCCTCAACTATCGTAAGC AGAACTTTGACATGGGCGGACTGGTGTGCACCTGCATGATAGCCATAACACTGATGATGATCTATGGAACCATCAAGGGGAAACCGTCGCATCTGTTGCCCTTCTTCTGTCTGCAGCTGTTTGACTTCGCCATAACGAC CCTCACCGCCGCTGGCTATCTGTGCTACCTACAGGCCATCCATCGCATCATTGCCGAGTCTCACCGCTTGCCCTGGCGCGAgaagctgctggagctgccgcCTGAGGAGCTTGTCGTGGTGGTTCTCGTCGTTTTCGTGTGCATTGTATTCCTGAAGGCCTACTGCATTGGCATTGTATGGCGCTGTTACAAGTACCTGACTCTGCGTCAGCAACATATCCGCACTTTGTTCCCCTTCCTCGAGACGGGATCCGGGATCAATGGTGTGGGCGGCACCTTTGGGGCTGAGGAGCGTGCCTACTCCACTCTGTTGCCCAACTATGATGAGGCCATTGCCCAATATTTGAAGCAGGCACCGCCGCCATCCTATCAGGTGGCCATGTCCAACTACCAAGAGGATCAGGCCGGAGAAGCTGGCGGTGCTGAAGCAAATCCTGGTGTGCCCCCCCTGTTCGTGGCTCTGGATGCAGTGGCCACTGCAAACGCCGCCTCCATTATGGATGATAATGATAACATGGATAACAACAACGAAATgccgaacaacaacaacacgatGCACGTGAATGCCAACACGCCTCCAATGCGACGCAGTGATGTCGCCCTTGGCCCCATttccgatgacgatgatgatctGGAGGTGATCGACGCAGGCCTAGATGCGATGGAGAGCAttccaccgccgccgccgtacAACGATGTGGCCGATGCcgaagtgcaggtgccatccCCGTCAGCGGTAGATCGTCAGGTCAACATAACACCTGGGCGCAATGAAAGCCAGGCCTAA
- the LOC4805068 gene encoding uncharacterized protein isoform X1, translating to MLRIHVKMGPQRSHHPSNNNNSNGTATSSNGNRQHKEFTCCFGLHVHTATLMIGLWHLFLNILALSVLAVIWRNPEMMDELESGSHDYTVDLNAPALPTPLSKVDPPYAYRDHSLNYRKREQNFDMGGLVCTCMIAITLMMIYGTIKGKPSHLLPFFCLQLFDFAITTLTAAGYLCYLQAIHRIIAESHRLPWREKLLELPPEELVVVVLVVFVCIVFLKAYCIGIVWRCYKYLTLRQQHIRTLFPFLETGSGINGVGGTFGAEERAYSTLLPNYDEAIAQYLKQAPPPSYQVAMSNYQEDQAGEAGGAEANPGVPPLFVALDAVATANAASIMDDNDNMDNNNEMPNNNNTMHVNANTPPMRRSDVALGPISDDDDDLEVIDAGLDAMESIPPPPPYNDVADAEVQVPSPSAVDRQVNITPGRNESQA from the exons ATGTTAAGGATTCACGTCAAAATGGGTCCGCAACGTAGTCATCatcccagcaacaacaacaacagcaatggcaCCGCCACCAGCAGCAATGGCAATCGCCAGCATAAGGAGTTTACGTGCTGTTTTGGTCTGCATGTCCATACGGCAACCCTGATGATTGGATTGTGGCATTTG TTCCTCAACATTTTGGCCCTCAGCGTTCTGGCGGTCATCTGGCGCAACCCCGAGATGATGGACGAGTTGGAAAGCGGCAGCCATGACTACACTGTGGATCTCAATGCACCGGCCTTGCCGACGCCCCTGAGCAAAGTGGACCCGCCCTACGCCTACCGCGACCATTCCCTCAACTATCGTAAGCGTGAGC AGAACTTTGACATGGGCGGACTGGTGTGCACCTGCATGATAGCCATAACACTGATGATGATCTATGGAACCATCAAGGGGAAACCGTCGCATCTGTTGCCCTTCTTCTGTCTGCAGCTGTTTGACTTCGCCATAACGAC CCTCACCGCCGCTGGCTATCTGTGCTACCTACAGGCCATCCATCGCATCATTGCCGAGTCTCACCGCTTGCCCTGGCGCGAgaagctgctggagctgccgcCTGAGGAGCTTGTCGTGGTGGTTCTCGTCGTTTTCGTGTGCATTGTATTCCTGAAGGCCTACTGCATTGGCATTGTATGGCGCTGTTACAAGTACCTGACTCTGCGTCAGCAACATATCCGCACTTTGTTCCCCTTCCTCGAGACGGGATCCGGGATCAATGGTGTGGGCGGCACCTTTGGGGCTGAGGAGCGTGCCTACTCCACTCTGTTGCCCAACTATGATGAGGCCATTGCCCAATATTTGAAGCAGGCACCGCCGCCATCCTATCAGGTGGCCATGTCCAACTACCAAGAGGATCAGGCCGGAGAAGCTGGCGGTGCTGAAGCAAATCCTGGTGTGCCCCCCCTGTTCGTGGCTCTGGATGCAGTGGCCACTGCAAACGCCGCCTCCATTATGGATGATAATGATAACATGGATAACAACAACGAAATgccgaacaacaacaacacgatGCACGTGAATGCCAACACGCCTCCAATGCGACGCAGTGATGTCGCCCTTGGCCCCATttccgatgacgatgatgatctGGAGGTGATCGACGCAGGCCTAGATGCGATGGAGAGCAttccaccgccgccgccgtacAACGATGTGGCCGATGCcgaagtgcaggtgccatccCCGTCAGCGGTAGATCGTCAGGTCAACATAACACCTGGGCGCAATGAAAGCCAGGCCTAA